A genomic region of Bernardetia sp. ABR2-2B contains the following coding sequences:
- a CDS encoding carboxy terminal-processing peptidase, whose product MKTYLKNIYPTTESGTTLFQKTKQSIHSKIKSTFKFGYLSAFALLVLSSCNQNQTNLEAQELDSNQVPMEMVAQNVALQYPSLATLDNPDEDNEEKNRFLLTLLVQALTQQHYQPLALDDDFAGKTFDLFLKRMDNNKRYFTVEDFEKIEAQKNLIDDQALQGDYTFFNTAYEIFEQRLKESEEISTEILQKPFDFTKNETIELDGDKATYAKDKKEQKEVWRKLLKYQVMVRLDDLLQAQEKEQEKKPEDRKEGFEVKSMEELEADARERVQKNQNEFFKRMYRLKKKDWRNLYLNSITSAYDPHTEYYPPKDKENFDIQFSGQFEGIGATLQEREGEIKVMNIVPGSASWKQGELKEGDIIQKVAQGDEEPVSIIDMPLDDAVQLIRGKKGSEVRLTVKKVDGIIKVIPIIRDVVVLAETYAKSVVLEPQKGKKIGYIKLPSFYSNFQDKNGRTSSRDMKEELIKLNESNVESLILDLRNNGGGSLGDVIDIVGLFIETGPVVQVKSRGAMPKVYSDNDKEVVFDKPLIVLVNEFSASASEIFAAAVQDYNRGIVVGSPTFGKGSVQNFLDLDRVLGEEYASIKPLGALKLTIQKYYRINGGATQLKGVVPDITLPDMYSYIDFGEEQEPYALKWDEIRKAKYKEWSPNYKLDKVQKATDKRVMKNSIFSSIDENAQRLNKRRNETLYSLNLQEYRDLQRTLEKESKKYENLVEADETLKISALKKDLEENKADTVKQASFEKFEKELKKDIHLQEAIRIMNQVQ is encoded by the coding sequence ATGAAAACATATCTCAAAAATATATATCCGACAACTGAAAGTGGCACTACACTTTTTCAGAAAACAAAGCAATCTATTCATTCCAAAATTAAATCTACATTTAAGTTTGGCTACCTAAGTGCATTTGCTCTTCTTGTTTTATCTTCTTGCAATCAAAACCAAACTAACCTTGAAGCACAAGAGTTAGATTCTAATCAAGTTCCGATGGAAATGGTGGCTCAAAATGTTGCTTTGCAATATCCAAGTTTGGCTACTTTGGATAATCCAGATGAAGATAATGAAGAAAAAAATCGCTTTTTGCTTACTCTTTTGGTACAAGCTCTGACACAACAACATTATCAACCTTTAGCCTTAGATGATGATTTTGCTGGTAAAACGTTTGATTTGTTCTTGAAGAGAATGGATAATAACAAACGCTATTTTACAGTAGAAGACTTTGAAAAAATAGAAGCTCAAAAAAATCTGATTGATGACCAAGCTCTTCAAGGAGATTATACTTTTTTTAATACAGCCTATGAGATTTTCGAACAAAGACTAAAAGAATCGGAAGAAATAAGTACAGAAATTCTTCAAAAACCTTTTGATTTTACTAAAAACGAAACCATTGAGTTAGATGGCGATAAAGCAACGTATGCAAAAGACAAAAAAGAACAGAAAGAAGTTTGGAGAAAGCTTTTGAAATATCAAGTAATGGTTCGTTTAGATGACTTGTTACAAGCCCAAGAAAAAGAACAGGAAAAGAAACCAGAAGACAGAAAAGAAGGTTTTGAAGTAAAATCAATGGAAGAATTAGAAGCTGATGCTCGTGAGCGTGTACAAAAAAATCAAAATGAATTTTTCAAACGTATGTATCGCTTAAAGAAAAAAGACTGGAGAAACCTTTATCTAAACAGCATTACAAGTGCCTACGACCCACACACAGAATATTACCCACCAAAAGACAAAGAGAATTTTGATATTCAGTTTTCTGGTCAGTTTGAAGGAATTGGAGCTACTCTGCAAGAACGTGAAGGCGAAATAAAAGTAATGAACATCGTACCGGGGAGTGCTTCTTGGAAACAAGGCGAACTAAAAGAAGGCGATATTATTCAGAAAGTAGCACAAGGAGATGAAGAACCTGTTTCTATTATTGATATGCCTTTAGACGATGCTGTTCAGCTTATTCGTGGCAAAAAAGGTTCAGAAGTTCGCCTAACAGTCAAGAAAGTAGATGGGATAATAAAAGTAATTCCAATTATTCGTGATGTTGTTGTGTTGGCAGAAACGTATGCAAAATCTGTTGTGTTAGAACCTCAAAAGGGAAAGAAAATAGGTTATATAAAACTCCCTTCTTTTTATTCTAATTTTCAAGATAAAAACGGACGTACTTCTTCAAGAGATATGAAAGAAGAACTCATCAAACTCAATGAATCAAATGTAGAAAGTTTGATTTTAGATTTGAGAAATAATGGAGGTGGTTCTTTAGGTGATGTGATTGATATTGTTGGTTTGTTTATCGAAACAGGTCCTGTCGTTCAAGTAAAATCTCGTGGTGCTATGCCAAAGGTATATTCTGATAACGACAAAGAAGTTGTTTTTGATAAGCCTTTGATTGTTTTGGTAAATGAATTTAGTGCTTCGGCATCTGAAATTTTTGCTGCTGCCGTACAAGATTACAATCGTGGTATCGTGGTTGGAAGCCCTACTTTTGGAAAAGGTTCTGTTCAGAATTTCTTAGATTTGGATAGAGTTTTGGGCGAAGAATACGCAAGTATTAAGCCTTTAGGAGCTTTAAAGCTTACTATTCAGAAATATTATCGCATTAATGGAGGAGCTACGCAGCTCAAAGGTGTTGTTCCAGATATTACACTTCCAGATATGTATTCGTACATAGATTTTGGCGAAGAACAAGAACCTTATGCTTTGAAGTGGGACGAAATCCGAAAAGCAAAATATAAAGAATGGTCTCCTAATTACAAATTGGATAAAGTTCAGAAAGCTACTGACAAACGAGTAATGAAAAATAGTATTTTCTCTTCTATTGATGAAAATGCACAACGTTTGAATAAGCGTAGAAACGAAACACTTTATTCACTCAATTTGCAAGAATACCGAGATTTGCAACGTACTTTAGAAAAAGAATCTAAAAAATACGAAAACTTAGTAGAGGCAGATGAAACACTCAAGATTTCAGCTTTAAAGAAAGATTTGGAGGAAAACAAAGCTGATACAGTAAAACAAGCTAGTTTTGAGAAATTTGAGAAGGAACTCAAAAAAGATATTCATTTGCAGGAAGCTATCCGAATTATGAATCAAGTACAATAA
- a CDS encoding acyl transferase, with the protein MHENFIKNYKESIFSIPKSNSKAFEQKALELFRFQSKYNSVYKKYIEKLNIDVLEVDSIYKIPFLPIRFFKSHTIQVEDVKTNQVFTSSGTTDITQRSRHAISDLGFYEKSSQFIFEELYKEYGKLSDFQIFALLPSYLERDGSSLIYMVDYFLKNAQPNSNYFLYDYEKLKNELEKATSKNPKQPILLLGVTFALLDFADFLKENYPNYSLPKTKQFEGKNSVRNEIIVMETGGMKGRKKEMVREEVHQILKTAFGVSAIDSEYGMTELLSQGYAIKNTEKSNLDVDKNEIWFQTPSYLKIIVRDTNDPFDLKNIEGNTIQSGAINVIDLANVESCAFIETQDLGKINSKEEFQVLGRFDYSDVRGCNLLVL; encoded by the coding sequence ATGCACGAAAATTTTATCAAAAATTATAAAGAGAGTATTTTCTCCATTCCAAAAAGTAATTCTAAAGCATTCGAACAAAAAGCATTGGAGTTATTTAGATTTCAATCAAAATATAATTCTGTTTATAAAAAGTATATAGAAAAATTGAACATTGATGTCTTAGAAGTAGATTCTATTTACAAAATTCCTTTTTTGCCTATTCGTTTTTTCAAATCACATACTATACAAGTGGAAGACGTAAAGACAAATCAAGTGTTTACGAGTAGTGGAACAACTGACATTACACAGAGAAGCCGACACGCTATTTCAGATTTGGGTTTTTATGAAAAATCAAGCCAATTTATTTTTGAGGAGTTATATAAGGAATATGGGAAATTAAGCGATTTTCAGATTTTTGCGCTACTGCCTTCTTATTTAGAACGTGATGGCTCTTCGCTGATTTATATGGTAGATTATTTCTTAAAAAATGCACAACCAAACTCAAATTATTTTCTTTATGATTATGAAAAACTAAAAAATGAACTAGAGAAAGCTACCTCAAAGAATCCTAAACAGCCAATTTTGCTCTTAGGAGTAACGTTTGCGCTTTTAGATTTTGCCGATTTTTTGAAAGAAAATTATCCGAATTATAGTTTACCTAAAACAAAACAGTTTGAAGGAAAAAATTCAGTAAGGAATGAAATAATTGTGATGGAAACAGGAGGAATGAAAGGACGAAAAAAAGAAATGGTACGAGAGGAAGTTCATCAAATCTTAAAAACTGCTTTTGGTGTTTCTGCAATTGATTCAGAGTACGGAATGACGGAACTTTTATCACAGGGTTATGCGATTAAAAATACAGAAAAGAGTAATTTAGATGTAGATAAAAATGAAATTTGGTTTCAAACTCCTTCTTATCTCAAAATCATCGTTCGTGATACAAATGACCCTTTTGATTTAAAAAATATAGAAGGCAATACCATTCAAAGTGGCGCAATCAATGTAATTGACTTAGCTAATGTAGAAAGTTGTGCTTTTATAGAAACACAGGATTTAGGTAAAATCAATTCAAAAGAAGAGTTTCAAGTCTTGGGGCGTTTTGATTATTCTGATGTTAGAGGGTGTAATTTGTTGGTTTTATAG
- a CDS encoding sodium-translocating pyrophosphatase, translating into MENIIYLVPLFGVLALIYTAIRSAWVSKQPAGDERMTTIARYIAEGAMSFLKAEYKVMAGFVVIACLGLFFLGMTSANSHPAIVGSFIIGAVFSALAGFVGMRIATKANVRTAEAAKTSLSKALDVSFTGGAVMGMGVAGLAILGVGSLFIAFYWYFVQRVGAGVNGLEMEMALEVLTGFSLGAESIALFARVGGGIYTKAADVGADLVGKVEAGIPEDDPRNPATIADNVGDNVGDVAGMGADLFGSYVATILAAMILGREIKVFDEFNGLSPILLPMMIAGLGAIFSIIGAAFVRVKEGGNVQTALNIGNWAAILLTVIASYFLVTWMLPETMSFRGFSFSSMGVFWAIAIGLAVGAAMSYITEYFCSMGKRPVNSIIKQSATGGATNIIAGLAVGMHSTTLPTLVLAAGIVGAYAVAGFYGVAMAAAGMMATTGMQLAVDAFGPVADNAGGIAEMSHLPPEVRERTDILDAAGNTTAAVGKGFAIASAALTSLALFAAFVGISGISAIDLYKAPVLAGLLVGAMIPFVFSALAISAVGRAAMEMVKEVRRQFKEIKGIMDGTGTPDYDRCVQISTKAAIREMMLPGAIAIIVPILVGFGFKGVFANVSSAEILGGLLAGVTSSGVLMAMFQSNAGGAWDNAKKSFEKGVEIDGKMQYKGSDAHKAAVTGDTVGDPFKDTSGPSMNILIKLMSIVSLIIAPHISVNEGSHVELNNEIPTPKIIQVEKNHSSDLAINTTTEIFISDFKK; encoded by the coding sequence ATGGAAAATATCATTTATTTAGTGCCTCTTTTTGGAGTTCTTGCACTTATTTATACAGCTATTCGTTCGGCTTGGGTCTCCAAACAACCAGCAGGAGACGAGCGTATGACCACAATTGCTCGTTATATTGCCGAAGGTGCAATGTCATTCTTAAAAGCTGAATATAAAGTAATGGCTGGTTTTGTAGTCATTGCTTGTTTGGGTTTATTTTTCTTAGGAATGACAAGTGCAAACTCTCACCCTGCTATTGTGGGTTCATTTATTATTGGTGCTGTTTTTTCTGCTTTAGCTGGTTTTGTTGGAATGCGTATCGCTACAAAAGCAAATGTAAGGACGGCAGAAGCTGCAAAGACAAGTCTTTCTAAAGCCTTAGACGTTTCTTTCACAGGTGGCGCAGTCATGGGAATGGGCGTTGCAGGTTTGGCTATTTTGGGAGTGGGTTCTCTTTTCATTGCTTTTTACTGGTATTTTGTGCAGCGTGTAGGTGCAGGAGTAAATGGCTTAGAAATGGAAATGGCTCTTGAAGTTTTGACAGGCTTTTCTTTGGGAGCTGAAAGTATTGCTCTTTTTGCTCGTGTGGGAGGAGGAATTTACACAAAAGCTGCCGATGTAGGAGCTGACCTTGTAGGAAAAGTAGAAGCAGGAATCCCAGAAGATGACCCTCGTAACCCTGCAACGATTGCAGATAATGTAGGTGATAACGTAGGTGATGTAGCAGGAATGGGGGCAGATCTTTTTGGTTCGTATGTAGCCACTATTTTAGCTGCCATGATTTTGGGTAGAGAAATAAAAGTTTTTGATGAGTTTAATGGACTTTCTCCAATTTTATTGCCGATGATGATTGCAGGTTTGGGGGCTATTTTTTCTATTATTGGTGCTGCTTTTGTTCGTGTAAAAGAAGGTGGAAACGTACAGACAGCTCTAAATATTGGAAACTGGGCTGCAATTCTTCTTACCGTAATTGCTTCTTATTTCTTAGTAACTTGGATGCTCCCCGAAACAATGAGTTTTAGAGGGTTTTCATTTTCTTCAATGGGTGTCTTTTGGGCAATTGCAATTGGTCTTGCCGTAGGTGCAGCCATGTCTTATATTACAGAATATTTTTGTTCGATGGGCAAACGACCTGTAAACTCAATCATTAAACAATCTGCAACAGGTGGAGCAACAAATATTATTGCAGGTTTGGCTGTCGGAATGCACTCTACAACTCTTCCAACACTTGTTTTGGCAGCTGGAATTGTTGGTGCTTATGCAGTTGCTGGTTTTTATGGTGTAGCGATGGCTGCAGCTGGTATGATGGCAACAACAGGAATGCAACTTGCCGTTGATGCTTTTGGCCCCGTAGCTGATAATGCTGGTGGTATTGCCGAAATGAGCCATTTACCTCCTGAAGTTCGTGAGCGTACAGATATTTTAGATGCAGCAGGAAATACTACGGCTGCTGTTGGAAAAGGATTTGCCATTGCTTCGGCAGCCCTTACTTCACTTGCTCTTTTTGCTGCCTTTGTCGGTATTTCAGGGATTAGTGCCATTGACCTTTATAAAGCTCCTGTTTTGGCTGGACTTTTAGTGGGCGCAATGATTCCTTTTGTATTTTCGGCTTTGGCAATTTCTGCCGTAGGTCGTGCAGCGATGGAAATGGTAAAAGAAGTTCGTCGTCAATTCAAAGAAATTAAAGGGATTATGGATGGAACAGGAACGCCTGATTATGACCGTTGTGTTCAGATTTCTACAAAGGCTGCCATTCGTGAGATGATGCTTCCTGGTGCAATTGCTATTATTGTTCCTATTTTGGTAGGTTTTGGGTTTAAAGGAGTTTTTGCAAATGTGAGTTCTGCCGAGATTTTGGGTGGACTTTTAGCAGGTGTTACTTCGTCAGGAGTTTTGATGGCAATGTTTCAATCTAATGCAGGTGGTGCATGGGATAATGCTAAAAAATCTTTTGAAAAAGGAGTAGAAATTGATGGAAAGATGCAGTACAAGGGCTCAGATGCTCATAAAGCTGCCGTTACTGGAGATACAGTAGGCGATCCTTTTAAAGATACTTCGGGTCCTTCAATGAATATTTTGATTAAACTTATGTCTATTGTTTCTTTGATTATTGCGCCTCATATAAGTGTAAATGAAGGAAGCCATGTAGAATTGAATAATGAAATTCCTACTCCAAAAATTATTCAAGTAGAAAAAAATCATAGTTCTGATTTAGCTATAAATACTACTACTGAAATTTTTATTTCTGATTTTAAAAAGTAG
- a CDS encoding C1 family peptidase, translating into MKILAYKYSSKYVFLSLFLLCFSIAFSTFAQQNNNNRGRGLLLEAEEKASEKIALKSQQTEESYRGLPSAVSLKQYCPTPGDQGTYGTCVGWTTAYAARTILEARQLDLRSQAEIDALIFSPGFIYKLVKEDEDQNCTYGAIMTDALKKMQVHGVATRKNFPEQCVDYVPEKIYKEAEEYKLKDYVRLWNIGFTNEERILALKKSLTEGNPVVIGMEAPPSIYDAKEFWKPTEKAGQGWGGHAICVVGFDDKKGEKGSFEIMNSWGTGWANGGFTWIEYDTFTEFVRFAYELVPYYKPKKERPLLAGSLRFELANGNKIEVKKNGVATYKTPQPFTGGTNFRLYLSSFEPAYVYAFATDKTKNIQVVFPHKAYISPYLPYHNGEIAFPDEKHYLTMDNVAGTDEFCVIYSRYPLNINEVYQKLGQRKGKLKENLEEVLGDKLVATSEIRYFPNEVKFSTSSLKGTVAFFVVELEHK; encoded by the coding sequence ATGAAAATTTTAGCTTATAAATATAGTTCAAAATATGTTTTTCTAAGCCTATTTTTGCTTTGTTTTTCTATCGCCTTTTCAACTTTTGCTCAACAAAACAACAATAACCGTGGAAGAGGATTGTTATTAGAAGCAGAAGAAAAAGCAAGTGAAAAAATTGCTTTAAAATCTCAACAGACAGAAGAAAGTTATAGAGGATTGCCTTCTGCTGTTTCTCTCAAACAATACTGCCCAACACCAGGTGACCAAGGAACGTATGGAACATGTGTTGGTTGGACAACTGCCTACGCTGCTAGAACGATTTTAGAAGCTCGTCAATTAGATTTACGCTCACAAGCTGAAATAGATGCACTTATTTTTTCACCAGGTTTTATTTACAAATTAGTAAAAGAAGATGAAGACCAAAATTGTACGTATGGTGCAATAATGACTGATGCACTCAAAAAAATGCAAGTTCATGGCGTAGCGACAAGAAAAAACTTTCCAGAACAATGTGTTGATTATGTTCCTGAAAAAATTTATAAGGAAGCCGAAGAGTACAAGCTAAAAGATTACGTTCGTTTGTGGAACATTGGTTTCACAAATGAAGAGCGTATTTTGGCACTCAAAAAAAGTCTTACAGAAGGAAATCCTGTCGTAATTGGAATGGAAGCTCCTCCCTCAATTTATGATGCAAAAGAGTTTTGGAAGCCTACCGAAAAAGCAGGACAAGGTTGGGGAGGACACGCTATTTGTGTCGTTGGTTTTGACGATAAAAAAGGAGAAAAGGGTTCTTTCGAAATAATGAATAGCTGGGGGACAGGTTGGGCAAATGGAGGTTTTACTTGGATAGAATACGATACTTTTACGGAATTTGTTCGCTTTGCTTACGAACTTGTACCCTATTATAAGCCTAAAAAAGAACGCCCATTATTAGCTGGTAGTTTGCGTTTCGAACTTGCCAATGGAAACAAAATTGAGGTAAAAAAGAATGGAGTTGCTACTTACAAAACACCTCAACCATTTACTGGAGGAACAAATTTCCGTCTTTATCTTTCTAGTTTCGAACCTGCCTATGTCTATGCTTTTGCTACTGACAAGACTAAAAATATACAAGTTGTTTTTCCTCACAAAGCCTATATTAGTCCTTATTTGCCATATCATAACGGAGAAATTGCATTCCCAGATGAAAAGCATTATTTAACTATGGATAATGTGGCAGGAACGGATGAGTTTTGTGTGATTTATTCTCGTTATCCACTAAATATTAATGAAGTTTATCAAAAGCTAGGACAGCGAAAAGGAAAGCTCAAAGAAAACTTGGAAGAAGTTCTTGGAGATAAATTAGTCGCTACTAGCGAGATAAGATATTTTCCTAATGAAGTAAAGTTTTCTACTAGCTCATTGAAAGGGACAGTTGCTTTTTTTGTGGTAGAATTAGAACATAAATAA
- a CDS encoding MBL fold metallo-hydrolase — protein MKPKQKIKTILKRTFYTLLVLIIMLTIATNIILRQDKFGKLPTGERLERIKKSPNYKDGEFKNINHTPDLSEDASYFSVMKDFAFGDKSRVSPADKIPSTKIDLRSLDKNENILVWFGHSSYFMQLDGKTILVDPVFSGYASPFSFSVKAFEGTDAYTTDDIPEIDYLFISHDHWDHVDYETLLKLKSKISTIFCGLGVGAHFEHWGFDLDKIHEGDWNTEVKLEGDDNKGFEVHITPTRHFSGRGFKRNQALWASYVLKTPTMQIYIGGDSGYDTHFKEIGDKFGVFDLVILENGQYDRSWKYIHMMPNEVLKAAKDLNAKRLFPVHSSKFALANHAWDEPLTKVSKLNQNLEQPLSLVTPIIGEKVEIQNLNQPFENWWERLE, from the coding sequence ATGAAACCTAAACAGAAAATAAAAACAATTCTCAAACGAACTTTCTATACTCTTTTAGTTCTAATTATTATGCTTACAATTGCTACAAATATCATTCTGAGACAAGATAAATTTGGAAAACTTCCAACAGGAGAGCGTTTGGAACGTATTAAAAAATCGCCTAATTATAAAGATGGAGAGTTTAAAAATATCAATCATACACCAGATCTTAGCGAAGATGCTAGTTATTTTAGTGTAATGAAAGATTTTGCTTTTGGAGATAAAAGTCGTGTTTCACCTGCTGACAAAATTCCTTCTACCAAAATTGATTTACGCTCTTTAGATAAAAATGAAAATATCTTAGTTTGGTTTGGACATTCGTCTTACTTTATGCAGCTTGATGGAAAAACTATTCTTGTCGATCCTGTTTTCAGTGGATATGCCTCTCCTTTTTCATTCTCTGTGAAAGCTTTTGAGGGGACAGATGCTTATACAACAGACGATATTCCAGAAATAGATTATCTTTTTATTTCGCACGACCATTGGGATCATGTAGATTATGAAACACTTTTAAAGCTCAAGTCAAAAATATCAACTATTTTTTGTGGACTAGGTGTAGGAGCGCATTTTGAACATTGGGGATTTGATTTAGATAAAATTCATGAAGGAGATTGGAACACAGAGGTAAAATTAGAGGGAGATGATAATAAAGGTTTTGAAGTTCATATAACTCCAACTCGTCATTTTTCGGGACGTGGTTTTAAACGAAATCAAGCTCTTTGGGCTTCGTATGTCTTGAAAACTCCTACTATGCAAATCTATATTGGTGGCGATAGTGGTTATGACACACATTTCAAAGAAATAGGAGATAAATTTGGTGTGTTTGATTTAGTAATCTTAGAAAATGGACAATACGACAGAAGCTGGAAATACATTCACATGATGCCAAACGAGGTTTTGAAAGCTGCAAAAGATTTGAATGCCAAAAGATTATTTCCTGTTCATTCTTCTAAGTTTGCTTTAGCCAATCACGCTTGGGACGAACCTCTTACAAAAGTTTCAAAACTCAATCAGAATTTAGAACAGCCACTTTCTTTGGTAACTCCAATCATCGGGGAGAAAGTAGAAATTCAGAATCTAAACCAACCCTTTGAAAATTGGTGGGAAAGATTAGAATAA
- a CDS encoding O-antigen ligase family protein, with product MNPSKWLWLSSLALLPFLFAKNGQTQIDSVLFRSMIWSATNFLILVFSFKDIPFSIFQKRGVFAFLGYAGIGILGYLLVHFLYAPFQLEGVSEIIRLINCFFSIIFSIHFIKKEEKILPLLAKIISIQAVILAGLGILQVMGVIENCANQLAPCGFLVNRNLFGSYLVLGLPFALLSFQYSIKNKEKNNFINVLFNLVGIITILVGIYLSQTRSAYFATAFVGVFYILYFLLNLRFLYVALVVLVLGSVGGFVFYKNSILNIENFDQNSKDKNWRDLTQTDSQAERLLMWEKTLSMIKENPILGVGFQNWKYQIPKYSLEGLRSEKNEVNVQRPHNDYIWIAAESGLITLFLYLFLMGYLIYVGIKHKSILVLVVFAFLMDSVFSFPKERIVHTLILATSIGVILKDDKKLFSKKSFSEEDIKKEIDKVEETKIEEKPISKNKKKTKSKKKKTGSKSVQKQTEKPKVILPTFKTIPNYLAYLSLFVLGICVYISFVQNRDKTKTLELLSYNQSGNFNAVLPLAEKINDYFVPSDYFINSVFMHKGYAQLNLKNTKVAKENYLKGLQQMPYSIALLKQIAVLYQNEKKYDSAIFYYDRMQKIIPHLPETYQQIYNNNLLKGDTLAAKKMIEKCPAPCK from the coding sequence ATGAACCCTTCTAAATGGCTTTGGCTTTCTAGCCTTGCTCTTCTTCCTTTTTTGTTTGCTAAAAATGGACAAACTCAAATTGATTCTGTACTCTTCAGAAGTATGATTTGGAGTGCTACTAATTTCTTGATTTTGGTTTTTAGCTTTAAAGATATTCCTTTTTCTATCTTCCAAAAAAGAGGAGTTTTTGCCTTTTTAGGTTATGCAGGAATAGGAATTTTGGGTTATCTACTTGTTCATTTTTTATATGCTCCTTTTCAGCTTGAAGGAGTTTCGGAAATTATTCGTCTTATAAACTGTTTTTTTTCTATTATTTTCTCTATTCATTTTATAAAAAAAGAAGAAAAGATACTGCCTTTACTTGCCAAAATAATTTCTATTCAAGCTGTTATTTTAGCAGGACTAGGAATTTTACAGGTTATGGGAGTGATAGAAAACTGTGCTAATCAACTTGCGCCTTGTGGTTTTTTGGTTAACCGTAATCTTTTTGGTTCTTATTTGGTCTTGGGGCTTCCTTTTGCTCTTTTGAGTTTTCAATATTCCATAAAAAATAAAGAGAAAAATAATTTCATTAATGTACTATTCAATTTAGTAGGAATAATAACTATTTTGGTAGGAATTTATCTTTCTCAAACTCGTAGTGCATATTTTGCGACAGCTTTTGTGGGAGTTTTCTATATACTCTATTTTCTCTTAAACCTTCGTTTTTTGTATGTTGCTCTTGTTGTTTTGGTTTTAGGAAGTGTGGGAGGATTTGTTTTTTATAAAAATTCTATTCTGAATATTGAAAATTTTGACCAAAACTCAAAAGATAAAAACTGGAGAGACTTAACACAAACAGACAGCCAAGCCGAACGCCTTTTGATGTGGGAAAAAACGCTTTCTATGATAAAAGAAAATCCTATTTTGGGAGTCGGTTTTCAGAATTGGAAATATCAAATTCCAAAATACAGTTTGGAAGGATTACGAAGTGAAAAAAATGAAGTCAATGTACAGCGTCCTCACAATGATTATATTTGGATAGCTGCCGAAAGTGGACTTATTACGCTTTTCTTGTATCTTTTTTTGATGGGATATTTGATTTATGTAGGAATAAAACACAAATCTATTTTGGTACTTGTGGTCTTTGCTTTCTTGATGGATTCTGTATTTTCTTTTCCAAAAGAGAGAATTGTGCATACGCTGATTTTAGCGACCAGTATCGGTGTTATTTTGAAAGATGATAAAAAACTGTTTAGTAAAAAATCTTTTTCAGAAGAGGATATAAAGAAAGAAATTGATAAAGTAGAAGAAACTAAAATTGAAGAAAAACCAATTTCAAAAAATAAGAAAAAAACTAAATCTAAAAAGAAAAAAACAGGCTCAAAATCAGTTCAAAAACAGACTGAAAAACCTAAAGTTATTCTTCCTACTTTCAAGACAATTCCAAATTATTTAGCTTATTTAAGTTTGTTTGTATTGGGAATTTGTGTTTATATTTCCTTTGTTCAGAACCGAGATAAAACCAAAACGCTTGAATTGCTTTCTTATAACCAAAGTGGAAATTTTAATGCTGTTTTGCCGTTAGCAGAAAAGATAAATGACTATTTCGTGCCTTCAGACTATTTTATCAATTCGGTCTTTATGCACAAAGGTTATGCACAACTCAACTTAAAAAATACGAAAGTAGCAAAAGAAAATTACTTAAAGGGATTGCAGCAAATGCCATACAGCATTGCACTTCTAAAACAAATTGCAGTTCTTTATCAGAATGAAAAAAAATACGATAGTGCCATTTTTTATTATGACAGAATGCAAAAAATCATTCCACACCTACCAGAAACCTATCAACAAATTTATAATAATAACCTTCTAAAAGGAGATACGTTAGCAGCAAAAAAAATGATAGAGAAATGTCCTGCGCCTTGTAAATAA
- a CDS encoding SDR family oxidoreductase, with product MKAALITGASSGIGLELAHVMAKEKHNLVLVARSIDKLNELADELTQKHGIKVQTYKADLSNAKEIENLYQQTQDDDIEISYLINNAGFGEYGNFIENDWEKLNNMMQLNMVSLVHLTSLFSKDMVSSSFGKIMNVASTASFQPLPYFAVYAATKSFVLSFSEAIASELKDQGITVTALCPGLTGTGFVEAANMEDTKFLDKAKSGMATPEEVAEYGYEAMMKGKTVAVHGTINSIMANSSRFLPRDLVTTIAKKVQE from the coding sequence ATGAAAGCAGCATTAATTACTGGCGCATCTAGTGGAATTGGTCTTGAACTAGCTCATGTGATGGCAAAAGAAAAACACAATTTGGTTTTGGTAGCTCGTAGTATTGACAAACTCAACGAACTTGCTGATGAACTGACACAAAAACATGGAATAAAAGTACAGACTTACAAGGCAGATTTGAGCAATGCTAAGGAAATAGAAAATCTTTATCAACAAACTCAAGATGATGATATTGAAATTAGTTATTTGATAAACAATGCAGGTTTTGGAGAATATGGAAATTTTATAGAAAACGATTGGGAAAAACTCAATAATATGATGCAACTCAATATGGTTTCGCTTGTTCATCTAACAAGTTTGTTTTCAAAAGACATGGTTAGTTCAAGTTTTGGTAAAATTATGAATGTTGCTTCGACGGCTTCTTTTCAGCCTTTACCTTATTTTGCTGTTTATGCTGCTACAAAATCATTTGTACTTTCTTTTTCAGAAGCGATTGCGAGTGAACTAAAAGACCAAGGAATCACAGTAACAGCACTCTGCCCTGGACTCACAGGAACTGGTTTTGTAGAAGCTGCAAATATGGAAGACACAAAGTTTTTGGATAAAGCAAAATCTGGAATGGCAACACCTGAAGAAGTGGCTGAATATGGTTATGAAGCTATGATGAAAGGAAAAACGGTAGCTGTACACGGAACAATTAATTCTATAATGGCAAATTCTTCACGATTTTTGCCTAGAGATTTAGTTACTACAATAGCTAAAAAAGTCCAAGAGTAA